A single genomic interval of Nerophis ophidion isolate RoL-2023_Sa linkage group LG11, RoL_Noph_v1.0, whole genome shotgun sequence harbors:
- the taf12 gene encoding transcription initiation factor TFIID subunit 12 — protein sequence MANSTNTAVKVIGAPGPAGRSSPEGSQVLSKKKLQDLVREIDPNEQLDEDVEEMLLQIADDFIESVVTAACQLARHRKSNTLEVKDVQLHLERQWNMWIPGYGSDEIRPFKKACTTEAHKQRMALIRKTTKK from the exons ATGGCCAACAGTACAAACACGGCCGTGAAGGTGATCGGGGCTCCGGGTCCCGCAGGCAGAAGCAGCCCCGAAGGATCCCAG GTTCTTAGCAAGAAAAAGTTACAAGACCTGGTGAGAGAAATCGACCCCAACGAGCAGCTGGATGAGGACGTGGAGGAG ATGCTGCTGCAAATCGCAGACGACTTCATCGAGAGCGTGGTGACGGCCGCCTGTCAACTGGCACGCCATCGCAAGTCTAACACCTTGGAGGTGAAAGATGTACAGTTACATCTCG AGCGCCAGTGGAACATGTGGATTCCGGGTTACGGCTCAGACGAGATCCGACCGTTTAAGAAGGCGTGCACCACAGAGGCTCACAAACAG AGGATGGCTCTGATTCGCAAGACGACCAAAAAATAA